In Silene latifolia isolate original U9 population unplaced genomic scaffold, ASM4854445v1 scaffold_224, whole genome shotgun sequence, one DNA window encodes the following:
- the LOC141638904 gene encoding adenosylhomocysteinase has product MALLVEKTTTGREYKVKDMSQADFGRLELELAEVEMPGLMACRTEFGPSQPFKGAKITGSLHMTIQTAVLIETLTALGAEVRWCSCNIFSTQDHAAAAIARDSAAVFAWKGETLQEYWWCTERALDWGPGGGPDLIVDDGGDATLLIHEGVKAEIEFEKNGTIPDPASTDNVEFQLVLGLIRESLKVDPKRYHKMAERLVGVSEETTTGVKRLYQMQANGTLLFPAINVNDSVTKSKFDNLYGCRHSLPDGLMRATDVMIAGKVGVVCGYGDVGKGCALALKAGGARVIVTEIDPICALQALMEGFQVLTLEDVVSEADIFVTTTGNKDIIMVDHMRKMKNNAIVCNIGHFDNEIDMQGLETFPGVKRITIKPQTDRFVFPDTNSGVILLAEGRLMNLGCATGHPSFVMSCSFTNQVIAQLELWNEKSSGKYKKEVYVLPKHLDEKVAALHLGKLGAKLTKLTKEQADYISIPVEGPYKPAHYRY; this is encoded by the exons ATGGCGTTGTTAGTAGAGAAAACAACGACAGGAAGGGAGTACAAGGTCAAGGACATGTCCCAAGCCGATTTCGGTCGTCTCGAACTCGAGCTTGCCGAAGTCGAAATGCCTGGTCTCATGGCTTGTCGTACCGAATTCGGTCCATCTCAGCCTTTCAAAGGCGCTAAAATCACTGGATCTCTTCATATGACTATCCAAACCGCTGTTCTTATCGAAACCCTAACTGCTCTTGGTGCTGAAGTTCGTTGGTGTTCTTGCAACATCTTCTCTACTCAG GATCACGCTGCAGCTGCTATTGCCAGGGACAGTGCAGCAGTGTTCGCCTGGAAGGGGGAGACCCTTCAGGAGTACTGGTGGTGTACTGAGAGGGCTCTTGACTGGGGTCCCGGTGGTGGTCCTGACCTAATTGTGGATGATGGTGGTGATGCCACTCTCTTGATCCACGAGGGAGTCAAGGCCGAGATAGAGTTTGAGAAGAACGGAACAATTCCCGACCCTGCCTCAACCGACAATGTTGAGTTCCAGCTTGTGTTGGGTCTGATCCGTGAAAGTCTCAAGGTTGATCCCAAGAGGTACCACAAGATGGCAGAAAGATTGGTTGGTGTGTCTGAGGAGACCACCACTGGTGTCAAGAGGCTTTACCAGATGCAGGCTAACGGAACCCTTTTGTTCCCTGCCATCAACGTTAATGACTCCGTCACCAAGAGCAAG TTTGACAACTTGTATGGATGCCGCCACTCTCTCCCTGATGGTTTGATGAGAGCTACTGATGTTATGATTGCCGGTAAGGTGGGTGTTGTCTGCGGTTACGGAGATGTCGGAAAGGGTTGTGCTCTTGCCTTGAAGGCCGGTGGTGCCCGTGTTATCGTGACTGAGATTGACCCAATCTGTGCTCTCCAAGCTCTTATGGAGGGTTTCCAGGTCCTTACCTTGGAAGATGTTGTCTCTGAGGCCGACATTTTCGTAACCACCACTGGTAACAAGGACATCATCATGGTCGACCACATGAGGAAGATGAAGAACAATGCCATTGTTTGCAACATTGGTCACTTTGACAATGAAATCGACATGCAAGGTCTGGAGACCTTCCCAGGGGTGAAGAGGATCACCATCAAGCCCCAGACTGACCGATTTGTCTTCCCAGACACAAACTCAGGTGTCATTTTGTTGGCGGAGGGTCGTCTCATGAACTTGGGATGTGCCACAGGTCACCCCAGCTTTGTCATGTCTTGCTCTTTCACTAACCAGGTGATTGCCCAACTCGAGCTATGGAACGAGAAGTCCTCCGGCAAGTACAAGAAGGAGGTGTATGTATTGCCCAAGCACCTAGATGAGAAGGTGGCTGCCCTTCACCTTGGAAAGCTGGGTGCCAAGCTCACCAAGCTCACAAAGGAGCAGGCAGACTACATCAGCATCCCCGTTGAGGGTCCATACAAGCCCGCCCACTACAGGTACTAG
- the LOC141638903 gene encoding uncharacterized protein LOC141638903: MALPFPQRQYKTKIDQQFRRFIEVVKNLQVSVPFIELVTQVPTYAKFLKEILTKKRSFNEVETVVFTEECSTVLQSRSPPKLKDPGIFSIPYNIGPLAIDNALCDLGASVSVMPYTICKQLKMTKLKCINMTLQIADRSIKCPMGILEDVPVRVEKSFIPVDFVVIDMTEDSRVSIILGRPFLHTTGAIIDIRHGSLTLTIGDDTITFNLDKASRHPELEATCNVIDIVNPAI; the protein is encoded by the coding sequence ATGGCACTACCTTTTCCGCAAAGACAGTACAAAACAAAGATAGATCAACAGTTTAGGAGATTTATTGAGGTGGTGAAAAATCTACAAGTAAGTGTACCATTTATTGAATTGGTCACTCAAGTGCCGACCTATGCAAAGTTCCTGAAAGAGATATTAACAAAGAAGAGGTCTTTCAATGAAGTGGAGACGGTTGTATTTACTGAAGAATGTAGTACTGTGCTACAATCTCGCTctccacctaagcttaaggatccaggaATTTTTTCTATTCCATATAATATTGGCCCTTTAGCTATTGATAATGCCTTATGTGACTTAGGGGCAAGTGTTAGCGTCATGCCATACACAATATGCAAACAACTTAAAATGACTAAGCTTAAATGTATAAATATGACCCTGCAGATTGCTGACAGATCTATTAAGTGCCCTATGGGTATCTTAGAAGATGTGCCAGTTAGAGTCGAAAAATCCTTTATCCCAGTTGATTTTGTAGTAATAGATATGACTGAAGATTCTCGAGTTTctattattttaggacgaccattcctGCACACAACTGGGGCGATTATAGATATTAGGCATGGGAGTCTTACCTTGACAATTGGGGATGACACTATCACCTTTAATCTTGATAAAGCGTCGCGACATCCTGAGTTAGAAGCTACTTGTAATGTGATTGATATTGTTAATCCTGCTATTTGA